Proteins from one Ahaetulla prasina isolate Xishuangbanna chromosome 2, ASM2864084v1, whole genome shotgun sequence genomic window:
- the LOC131189606 gene encoding E3 ubiquitin-protein ligase TRIM7-like, with amino-acid sequence MEDAEGYMVVEPSRQVYTDAFSKKMEGPSKCCKITLWIILGGSIAVNVALIVLLIVLQTQSAFYPSTSTNSCGWIPGSSIASVTFDPNTAHRRIVISRDQKTATWGKEEQPLPDSDKRFSPRVWVLGQNGFRSGKHCWEVEIKHDGEWAVGVARESVKRKGMTDFSTKEGIWAIAEYFGKANYVAFTAPQHTRLSFGKKPRRIRVFLDYLYQEVEFFNVETKTTIFSFSNASFSGERIYPWFRVWDGTELTLHP; translated from the exons GTCCTTCGAAATGCTGCAAAATCACACTCTGGATCATACTGGGAGGAAGCATTGCTGTGAATGTGGCCCTAATTGTTCTTCTGATAG tattacagACACAAAGTGCTTTCTACCCATCGACTTCAACCAATTCATGCGGATGGATCCCAGGTAGCTCAATAG CCTCCGTGACCTTTGACCCAAACACTGCTCATCGCCGCATTGTCATCTCTAGGGATCAGAAAACTGCGACATGGGGAAAGGAAGAACAACCACTTCCCGATAGCGATAAAAGATTTAGCCCACGGGTGTGGGTTCTGGGCCAGAATGGGTTTAGGTCAGGAAAACACTGCTGGGAGGTGGAAATAAAACACGATGGAGAATGGGCTGTGGGCGTTGCCAGAGAGTCAGTGAAGAGAAAAGGAATGACCGATTTTAGCACCAAAGAAGGCATCTGGGCCATTGCAGAATATTTTGGGAAAGCAAATTACGTCGCTTTTACTGCGCCACAACACACCAGGCTTTCTTTTGGAAAGAAACCCCGGCGGATTCGTGTGTTTTTGGACTACCTCTATCAAGAAGTGGAATTTTTTAACGTAGAAACAAAGACTACCATATTCTCTTTCTCAAACGCCTCCTTCTCTGGAGAAAGAATCTACCCCTGGTTCCGGGTTTGGGACGGAACTGAGCTGACGCTTCATCCCTAA